In Psychrobacter sp. P11G3, a single genomic region encodes these proteins:
- a CDS encoding PilX N-terminal domain-containing pilus assembly protein — protein MMKRPFMSYPSSSLSPSTQSGAVLIVVLFVLILIMIVGTIAVRQSTTDLRVATADQVNKLLFQANDAAFMKVEKEDRILSERRGNVDTLKGYMSATQREGHEVSFCVRPRSTRLFSILEISELNKDGGLLNSRKNGYCDPSDDNDYVSEGRVITQMTFVAPVATDNEGILDREVVGTFSNNFDTPENGGNTTIECTTFIGYVTSVVPALSQASLSSIASCLEKPRTGTDTVDSCLTALDTPFQTQQQIYLNQPVGVECISGS, from the coding sequence ATGATGAAACGACCTTTTATGAGCTATCCTAGCTCATCTCTTAGTCCTAGTACTCAGTCAGGTGCGGTGCTTATCGTAGTGTTGTTTGTACTCATATTAATCATGATAGTAGGTACAATTGCGGTCAGACAAAGCACTACAGATCTGAGAGTGGCAACGGCAGATCAAGTAAATAAACTCTTATTTCAAGCCAATGATGCCGCGTTTATGAAAGTAGAAAAAGAAGACCGCATTTTAAGTGAGCGCCGTGGTAATGTTGATACGCTCAAAGGCTATATGTCAGCGACACAAAGAGAAGGACATGAGGTAAGCTTTTGTGTAAGGCCGCGAAGTACTAGGCTCTTTAGTATTCTGGAGATTAGTGAGCTCAATAAAGATGGTGGGTTATTGAACAGTAGAAAAAACGGCTACTGTGATCCAAGTGATGATAACGATTATGTTAGCGAAGGTCGAGTGATTACCCAGATGACCTTTGTAGCGCCCGTAGCAACTGATAATGAAGGCATTCTTGATAGAGAAGTCGTAGGCACATTTTCTAATAACTTCGACACACCAGAAAATGGCGGCAATACAACTATCGAATGTACGACATTTATTGGCTATGTTACTTCAGTCGTACCAGCATTGTCTCAAGCATCACTGTCTTCTATAGCAAGTTGTCTTGAGAAGCCGCGTACAGGTACGGATACGGTAGATAGCTGCCTAACCGCACTTGACACTCCATTTCAGACGCAGCAGCAAATCTATCTAAATCAGCCTGTGGGTGTCGAGTGTATCTCTGGCAGTTAG
- a CDS encoding PilW family protein — MNTKIYQLVLSDTVVIPSKSILVSRKDEGFTLVELMIALVLGLLVSAAALQVFYTSSVNSRRQEASSQIQDNAIFGFSEMQKNLRRTNYGAKSTDAYDEFFMNHLTPQGGVVLTAPEAPEDTSDNWLNGNLSGLVLDGKAIPASLLSSNESANSSSNVSVDNSDQLTIQYQSGREDLFDCEGAAIPEGFYVIERYFVRLDKTITPNTLGLACASAIYEYNESTAGSSTGLDIASYTDSEGDSQNNNLSGDGTIIIPNVDYFRVLFGVSDSIGFATYPDRANIAYMPIPAPSSLDSDQRIVSLQIGILSRSDNPTATQQSNSELSFDILDVANTKLDTDTIAGPTYLRSVYESMILLRNARGGL, encoded by the coding sequence ATGAATACAAAAATTTATCAGCTTGTCTTGTCGGATACTGTCGTTATACCTTCTAAAAGCATATTAGTGTCAAGAAAGGATGAGGGTTTTACTTTAGTTGAACTAATGATTGCCTTGGTACTTGGTTTACTTGTCTCAGCTGCTGCATTACAAGTATTCTATACCAGCTCAGTTAATAGTCGTCGTCAAGAAGCAAGCTCACAAATTCAAGATAATGCTATTTTTGGCTTCTCTGAAATGCAAAAAAACTTAAGACGCACTAACTATGGTGCTAAATCGACTGATGCTTATGATGAATTCTTTATGAATCACCTAACGCCGCAAGGCGGTGTGGTACTTACTGCACCAGAAGCCCCCGAAGATACTTCAGATAATTGGTTAAACGGTAATTTATCAGGTCTGGTGTTAGATGGTAAAGCGATACCAGCAAGTTTATTGTCTAGCAATGAATCTGCTAATAGTAGCAGCAATGTGAGTGTAGATAATAGTGATCAGTTGACCATTCAATATCAATCAGGTAGAGAAGACTTGTTCGACTGTGAAGGCGCTGCAATACCAGAAGGCTTTTATGTGATTGAACGCTACTTTGTACGTCTGGATAAGACAATAACACCAAATACATTGGGTCTGGCATGTGCTTCGGCTATTTACGAATATAATGAGAGTACTGCTGGAAGTAGTACAGGTCTTGATATTGCAAGCTATACTGATTCTGAAGGTGATTCTCAAAACAATAATCTATCTGGTGATGGCACGATAATCATACCCAATGTCGATTATTTCAGAGTGCTATTTGGCGTATCAGATAGTATAGGGTTTGCTACTTACCCTGATCGAGCAAATATTGCTTATATGCCAATTCCAGCACCTAGTAGCTTGGACTCAGACCAGCGTATTGTAAGCTTACAGATAGGTATCTTATCGCGATCGGACAATCCAACAGCAACCCAGCAGTCTAACAGCGAATTGAGCTTTGATATACTCGATGTAGCGAATACGAAACTTGACACAGATACTATTGCAGGTCCTACCTACCTACGCAGTGTCTATGAGAGTATGATACTACTACGCAATGCCAGAGGTGGATTATGA
- a CDS encoding pilin — protein MNAQKGFTLIELMIVIAIIGILAAVALPAYQDYTVRAKITEPVLAASTCRTTVTEVYQSASSLPAANEWGCEVGIEAVEASGEGQDAVEAIDAAPSTKYTALVETNNTGVITVTTTDAEDLGDAAEKTFTLTPKNAAGDTMDADDLGTTVNAWVCGPGTISPKYLPGSCRGE, from the coding sequence ATGAACGCTCAAAAAGGTTTTACCCTAATCGAACTAATGATTGTTATCGCTATTATCGGTATCTTGGCAGCGGTAGCCCTTCCTGCTTATCAAGATTATACGGTTCGTGCAAAAATTACTGAACCAGTATTAGCAGCTTCTACCTGTCGCACGACAGTTACAGAAGTATATCAATCAGCTAGTAGCTTACCAGCAGCTAATGAGTGGGGCTGTGAAGTCGGTATAGAAGCAGTAGAAGCGTCAGGAGAGGGACAAGATGCGGTTGAAGCGATAGACGCGGCTCCATCTACTAAATACACCGCATTAGTGGAAACTAATAACACAGGTGTTATTACTGTGACAACTACTGATGCAGAAGATTTAGGTGATGCTGCTGAAAAAACTTTCACATTGACTCCTAAAAATGCTGCTGGCGATACTATGGATGCAGACGATTTAGGAACTACGGTAAATGCTTGGGTATGTGGTCCAGGTACTATAAGCCCTAAATACCTACCAGGTTCTTGCCGCGGTGAGTAA
- a CDS encoding phospholipase A yields the protein MFAHTITQRHQQPSYQNAHMPLRIAVALALSCTTIQVQAADDSQTYNELPAPEAAFEYEGLDLSQSLDNSAISSDVGTQNGKIISKEFIAQQAKLFSECTQVQSSAARLACFDKVAEQGKTPSYTSTKQPIDLAKTFQSTVSGNPKVILAESQTAMSGTTVEDADTILMTNQQTAASKLKANGNVEVDAETNSEAQILENVGVTQTDIEKFSPLSLSYDLDKNSERGTWTVRPYRPTYLLPLFYTFDPNLNPSTPSQETDPFDSNDIRETELKFQLSLKTKVAEDLFDTSADLWFGYTQESHWQVYNEDNSRPFRATDYQPEIFLTQPVTADLPFGGRLRMLGAGAVHHSNGQDDPLSRSWNRAYLMAGAEWGKLSVIPRLWARVNGDSSSDDDNPDIEDYMGYGDIKFLYDLPDKQSVSGTLRYNPSTNKGAAQIDYIYPLSENVNGMVQLFQGYGESIVDYNHENTSIGFGIVLNDWKGL from the coding sequence ATGTTTGCCCATACCATTACTCAGCGTCACCAACAGCCGTCTTACCAGAATGCACATATGCCTCTTCGTATTGCAGTTGCGCTTGCGTTGAGTTGTACCACGATACAAGTACAAGCTGCTGATGACTCTCAAACCTATAATGAACTGCCAGCACCCGAAGCTGCGTTTGAATACGAGGGTCTTGACCTATCACAGAGTCTCGATAACAGTGCGATATCTTCTGATGTGGGTACACAAAATGGCAAAATAATTAGCAAAGAATTTATTGCTCAGCAAGCCAAGCTGTTTTCTGAATGTACTCAAGTCCAGTCTAGTGCTGCTCGCCTCGCTTGTTTTGATAAAGTGGCTGAACAAGGTAAGACACCAAGCTATACCTCAACTAAACAACCAATTGATTTGGCAAAAACCTTTCAAAGTACGGTCTCAGGTAATCCAAAAGTGATATTGGCTGAGTCTCAAACGGCAATGAGTGGGACGACAGTTGAAGATGCAGATACCATCTTGATGACCAATCAGCAAACAGCTGCCAGCAAATTGAAGGCAAATGGCAACGTAGAAGTAGATGCTGAAACGAATAGCGAGGCACAGATTTTAGAAAATGTTGGTGTCACTCAAACAGACATCGAAAAATTCTCGCCACTCAGTCTATCTTATGACCTAGACAAAAATAGTGAGCGTGGTACTTGGACGGTCAGACCATATCGACCGACATACCTGTTGCCATTATTTTATACCTTCGATCCCAATTTGAATCCAAGCACACCATCACAAGAAACAGATCCTTTTGATTCTAATGATATACGCGAAACTGAGCTAAAATTCCAATTATCTCTAAAAACAAAAGTCGCAGAAGATTTGTTTGATACCAGTGCTGATCTATGGTTTGGCTATACCCAAGAATCACATTGGCAGGTTTATAATGAAGACAATTCACGACCATTTCGTGCTACCGATTATCAACCTGAAATATTTTTGACTCAGCCTGTAACGGCAGATCTACCTTTCGGTGGACGTTTACGCATGTTAGGCGCAGGTGCTGTACACCATTCTAATGGACAAGATGATCCATTATCACGTTCGTGGAACCGTGCTTATCTGATGGCAGGGGCCGAGTGGGGTAAGCTGTCAGTCATACCGCGTCTATGGGCTCGAGTGAATGGTGATAGCAGTAGCGATGACGATAACCCAGATATCGAAGATTACATGGGTTATGGCGATATCAAATTCTTATATGATTTGCCAGACAAACAGAGCGTTAGTGGTACTTTGCGTTACAATCCAAGCACTAATAAAGGCGCGGCACAAATCGATTATATCTATCCGTTGTCAGAAAACGTCAATGGTATGGTGCAGCTGTTCCAAGGGTATGGCGAGTCTATTGTCGATTATAATCATGAAAACACTTCTATCGGCTTTGGTATTGTGCTTAACGATTGGAAAGGTCTTTAA
- a CDS encoding type IV pilin protein codes for MVTLSVETKKLVLDRYSSTQTMRQGGFTLIELMIVVAIIGVLAAIAYPSYQGYIERTNRADMMSEMQQIASRVESNKINYKRYDRVPLSSIFSSNPATDGSVSFPSSGTALYTVTIGTGILGGESWNTSTDTLGGRDWTIRAIPVSGQRMAGDGTLTLSSAGQKCRGSKCGMGDEWQ; via the coding sequence ATGGTAACGTTGTCAGTAGAGACGAAAAAGCTCGTCCTAGATCGGTACTCATCTACTCAGACAATGCGTCAAGGAGGCTTTACGCTGATAGAGTTAATGATTGTAGTAGCTATCATCGGTGTTTTGGCAGCCATTGCTTACCCGAGTTATCAAGGATATATTGAGCGAACCAATCGTGCTGATATGATGAGCGAAATGCAGCAGATAGCCAGCCGTGTTGAGTCCAATAAGATCAACTATAAGCGCTATGATAGAGTGCCACTCTCCTCTATATTTTCAAGTAATCCTGCTACCGACGGTAGTGTAAGTTTTCCTAGCTCGGGAACAGCACTCTATACAGTTACCATAGGTACAGGCATACTGGGCGGAGAAAGTTGGAATACAAGTACTGATACACTAGGAGGGCGTGACTGGACGATTAGAGCAATACCAGTCTCAGGTCAACGTATGGCGGGTGATGGCACGCTCACCTTGTCTAGTGCTGGGCAAAAATGTCGAGGTAGTAAATGTGGTATGGGCGATGAGTGGCAATAA
- a CDS encoding type IV pilin protein, with protein MLSKSSHSTRQTGFTLIEMMVVVAIISILAAVAIPSYRAYVIRNAEADVQRKMLSLSVELEQWRAKALTYRGFKPRSDTISDSTGLISFPAANPRYNIKLGHISGTPATFNTLHQGTGRANNWVMMATPIDLVGADSFLLSSQGLRCSSNSDFDITEADCAGATVW; from the coding sequence ATGTTGTCTAAGAGTAGCCACTCGACCAGACAGACAGGCTTCACGTTGATAGAGATGATGGTTGTAGTTGCCATCATCTCTATATTGGCTGCCGTTGCCATACCAAGCTATCGTGCTTATGTCATTCGCAATGCTGAAGCAGACGTACAACGAAAAATGCTATCCTTGTCCGTTGAGCTTGAGCAATGGCGTGCAAAGGCGCTAACTTATCGTGGATTCAAGCCTCGCTCGGATACCATTAGCGATAGTACAGGCCTTATAAGTTTCCCTGCGGCTAATCCAAGATACAATATCAAACTCGGTCATATCTCAGGTACGCCTGCTACCTTTAATACACTGCATCAAGGGACAGGACGTGCTAATAACTGGGTAATGATGGCAACGCCCATCGATCTAGTAGGGGCCGATAGCTTCTTGCTTTCAAGCCAAGGGTTACGCTGCTCAAGCAATAGTGATTTTGATATCACAGAAGCAGATTGTGCAGGAGCGACGGTATGGTAA
- the pilV gene encoding type IV pilus modification protein PilV, with amino-acid sequence MVAKSTQKGVGLIEVMVALLLLTVAVLGYTALQGRAIQATNESFERSQSLVMMRNIAEKIHANPSAIETYEESFNEPYASSSAPGEKCGLDGLATELCSPEQLAAVESYNLKSKLQGYDFQIQMHPCPNTGGTGTDAADNIMFSYCLISAWGETTPTIGTDGETDCLTERVVGEDDSVEAAGGNYHAKATCMMMEI; translated from the coding sequence ATGGTAGCGAAATCTACGCAGAAAGGTGTAGGGCTAATTGAGGTGATGGTCGCGCTATTGTTACTAACGGTAGCCGTGCTAGGCTATACTGCATTACAGGGAAGAGCTATTCAAGCTACTAACGAATCATTTGAGCGCTCTCAATCATTAGTCATGATGCGAAATATAGCAGAAAAAATTCATGCAAACCCATCTGCTATTGAAACATACGAAGAAAGTTTTAATGAACCGTATGCTTCATCAAGCGCCCCTGGTGAAAAATGTGGTTTGGATGGGTTAGCTACAGAACTGTGTAGTCCAGAGCAACTAGCAGCAGTAGAAAGCTACAACCTTAAATCCAAATTACAGGGTTACGATTTTCAAATTCAGATGCATCCTTGCCCTAATACTGGGGGAACAGGTACAGATGCAGCAGACAATATTATGTTCTCTTATTGTCTAATTTCTGCGTGGGGAGAAACAACACCTACTATTGGTACAGATGGTGAGACCGACTGTCTGACCGAACGAGTAGTCGGTGAAGATGATTCTGTAGAGGCAGCTGGCGGGAATTATCATGCTAAAGCGACGTGTATGATGATGGAGATATGA
- a CDS encoding pilin — MLSSKSNRYFETQPGFALIDLMIAIAVIGILAAIVLPAYQDYTVKAKSSEVMLAASACRTSVVAAVQSSSAANVSSILPNACDEFTATQYVKSVTVSSNGTITVLADEANLSTVTSTTNTLTLAPIQTGSNALEGITDGGKTIAGWRCGSVADGTTIPAKYLPSSCRGTY; from the coding sequence ATGTTATCATCTAAATCTAATCGATATTTTGAAACTCAACCGGGATTCGCTCTAATAGATTTGATGATAGCAATTGCTGTTATTGGCATTCTTGCTGCAATCGTATTACCTGCTTATCAAGACTATACAGTTAAAGCCAAATCATCAGAGGTAATGTTAGCAGCCTCTGCTTGTCGTACGTCAGTAGTAGCTGCAGTACAGTCCTCTTCAGCAGCTAATGTCTCTAGCATTTTACCCAATGCTTGTGATGAATTCACTGCGACCCAGTATGTAAAAAGCGTCACAGTAAGTAGCAATGGGACCATTACTGTTTTGGCTGACGAGGCAAACTTATCTACAGTAACTAGCACAACGAATACTTTGACACTAGCCCCTATCCAAACTGGTAGCAATGCTTTAGAGGGTATCACTGATGGTGGTAAAACTATTGCAGGTTGGCGTTGTGGTTCAGTAGCAGATGGCACGACTATTCCAGCCAAGTATTTACCCAGCTCATGTCGAGGAACTTATTAG
- a CDS encoding ComF family protein: protein MHNLAPYQTGLWLAEYIDRRCQLCRIYRSTPASKLIPHHALSNANHSLSSKYESTKSKLALVTSDALLTRTHQIGLRLSSGLLCTHCHHSIAWLPDPFNVDIAFGKALSIQASTYYDYPIRQAIWAFKHHEDMTKLPLLLHVIRQLPRPHGCHQHNSVIVAMPTTDKRLAKRGFDPVSILSAQLSKHWNIPLWHGVQRIDDTMSQQGLTRAERLSNLDDAFALSQSPPVKRLLLFDDVSTTGASLQALARAFIRPDHSNTINAQRNSNYHISAYALAHGSQ, encoded by the coding sequence ATGCACAACTTAGCACCGTATCAAACTGGACTGTGGCTGGCAGAGTATATAGATAGACGCTGCCAGCTATGCCGTATTTACCGTAGTACACCAGCATCTAAGCTAATACCGCATCATGCGCTATCTAACGCTAATCACTCACTAAGCTCAAAATATGAGAGTACAAAATCTAAGCTCGCATTGGTAACTAGCGACGCTTTACTTACTCGTACTCATCAGATCGGACTTCGTCTGAGCAGTGGCTTACTTTGTACTCACTGTCATCATAGTATCGCGTGGCTCCCAGACCCTTTTAACGTTGATATCGCTTTTGGTAAGGCGCTATCCATACAAGCATCTACTTATTATGACTATCCAATACGCCAAGCAATTTGGGCGTTTAAGCACCATGAAGACATGACCAAGCTACCTCTGTTGCTACATGTGATACGCCAGCTGCCACGTCCGCATGGCTGTCATCAGCACAACAGTGTAATTGTCGCTATGCCGACCACCGATAAACGCCTAGCAAAACGAGGTTTTGATCCTGTTAGTATCTTATCTGCGCAACTATCAAAACACTGGAACATTCCGTTGTGGCACGGTGTTCAGCGTATTGACGATACGATGAGTCAGCAGGGCCTGACACGTGCTGAACGTCTAAGTAACCTAGATGATGCTTTCGCGCTCTCACAGAGCCCTCCTGTAAAACGCTTACTATTGTTCGATGATGTCTCTACAACAGGTGCAAGCCTGCAGGCACTAGCACGAGCATTTATCAGACCTGACCATTCAAATACGATAAATGCTCAACGTAATAGCAACTATCATATCTCAGCATATGCTTTAGCGCATGGTAGTCAATAG
- the fdxA gene encoding ferredoxin FdxA, with product MTFVVTDNCILCKYTDCVEVCPVDCFYEGPNFLVIDPDECIDCALCEPECPANAIFSEDEVPKGQEMFTQLNEELAQKWPNITEMKGQMPEAEKWDGVEGKIQYLEK from the coding sequence ATGACCTTTGTCGTTACAGATAACTGCATTCTTTGCAAATACACCGACTGTGTAGAAGTCTGTCCTGTGGACTGCTTTTATGAAGGCCCAAACTTCCTTGTCATCGATCCTGATGAGTGTATCGATTGCGCACTATGTGAACCTGAATGTCCAGCCAATGCGATCTTTTCAGAAGACGAAGTGCCCAAAGGACAAGAGATGTTCACTCAGCTCAATGAAGAGCTGGCGCAAAAATGGCCAAACATCACTGAGATGAAAGGACAAATGCCAGAAGCTGAAAAGTGGGACGGCGTAGAAGGTAAGATTCAGTATTTAGAGAAGTAG
- the tfpZ gene encoding TfpX/TfpZ family type IV pilin accessory protein, whose protein sequence is MYSKVDVLRDKLKAFFIHFAFSIVLVLAAYLLVQLLWYPAPLFKATDASKLFVMILVVDLVLGPILTFVIYKKNKKTLRTDLVVIILVQLSALCYGLYSMYEARPVWIAYVADRFELVRVNDIIEEDKQKHNWPRFGPEYIYVDLSQLNESEQLDSILKETQYNISPAQRPKFYNDFDLAKPLIIKNSQDVALLNNYNDSIEVTRILKRYPLANSFIPLKAKAVDMTVLIDIENQGRIIKIVDLRPW, encoded by the coding sequence ATGTATTCCAAAGTAGATGTGTTGCGAGATAAGTTAAAAGCATTTTTCATTCATTTTGCTTTTAGTATAGTGCTAGTTTTGGCAGCTTATCTATTGGTCCAGCTACTTTGGTATCCCGCACCGTTATTTAAAGCAACGGATGCCAGTAAACTATTTGTAATGATACTAGTAGTAGACTTGGTACTAGGTCCAATATTAACCTTCGTCATTTATAAAAAGAACAAAAAAACTTTACGTACAGATTTAGTGGTTATTATACTGGTTCAATTAAGTGCTCTATGCTACGGCTTGTATTCAATGTATGAAGCGCGTCCTGTTTGGATCGCTTATGTAGCTGATAGGTTTGAGCTGGTTAGAGTAAATGATATTATCGAGGAGGATAAGCAAAAACATAATTGGCCAAGGTTTGGTCCAGAATATATTTATGTTGATTTAAGCCAACTTAATGAGTCTGAGCAGTTAGACTCTATACTCAAAGAGACCCAATATAATATTAGCCCAGCTCAAAGACCTAAATTTTATAATGATTTTGACTTGGCTAAGCCTTTGATAATAAAAAATAGCCAAGATGTTGCCTTATTAAACAATTACAATGACTCGATAGAGGTGACAAGAATATTAAAGAGGTATCCACTGGCAAATAGTTTTATACCACTAAAAGCTAAAGCCGTTGATATGACCGTACTTATAGATATAGAGAATCAAGGAAGAATTATAAAAATTGTCGATTTACGCCCTTGGTAA
- a CDS encoding Tfp pilus assembly protein FimT/FimU — translation MNASVNNRQPNIRVAHSGFTLIELMVTIAVLAIIVSIAAPSISTQLANQRVKSTASIIESALKEAKAESIIRRQNITVRYETSGTSKKIDLHTGITNTSSTNISSHNISEQSVVSITPATVTTVVFQPNKLIAGDDEILYSICDSGSTNETLGQVRVNKIANINTTNTGGC, via the coding sequence GTGAATGCATCTGTGAATAATCGACAACCCAACATACGGGTAGCTCATTCAGGTTTTACCTTAATTGAGCTCATGGTGACGATTGCGGTACTGGCTATCATTGTAAGTATTGCTGCACCAAGTATCAGTACACAGCTTGCCAACCAGCGGGTTAAGTCAACGGCTTCTATAATAGAGAGTGCTCTAAAAGAAGCCAAAGCTGAAAGTATTATTCGTCGTCAGAATATAACCGTACGATACGAGACTTCCGGTACTAGTAAGAAGATTGACTTGCACACCGGTATTACCAATACATCTAGTACCAATATCTCTAGCCATAATATTAGTGAACAGAGTGTCGTAAGTATCACACCTGCAACAGTAACTACTGTTGTCTTTCAGCCAAATAAATTAATTGCAGGTGACGACGAAATATTGTATTCCATATGCGATAGTGGCTCTACCAACGAAACACTTGGTCAGGTACGTGTGAATAAAATTGCTAATATCAATACTACAAACACTGGGGGCTGCTGA